Proteins from a single region of Chryseobacterium sp. T16E-39:
- a CDS encoding SAM-dependent methyltransferase, which yields MLFLLPAYLSENTPLTHFSPVMNDYIMQTDYFFVENEKTARKVIKFFAPEKKQADLKLFLLDKYTENADIKEAQELMLKGQDFGLLSEAGLPCIADPGNLIVKWCHEKNIRVIPISGPSSIILALISSGFNGQEFSFNGYLPIDKGEKKKQILHLESLVQKTGFSQIFMETPYRNNPLFEDLCKFLSPNTKLCIAANINDPEHEFIRTKTIKDWQKQKPELHKIPAVFVLGK from the coding sequence ATGCTTTTTTTACTTCCAGCCTATTTATCAGAAAATACACCTCTTACCCATTTTTCACCAGTTATGAATGATTATATCATGCAGACTGATTATTTTTTTGTGGAAAATGAAAAGACCGCCCGAAAAGTCATTAAATTTTTTGCACCTGAAAAAAAACAGGCAGATCTTAAACTTTTTTTATTAGATAAATACACTGAAAATGCTGATATCAAAGAAGCTCAGGAATTGATGTTAAAAGGTCAGGATTTTGGATTGCTTTCTGAAGCAGGGCTCCCATGTATAGCTGATCCTGGAAACCTTATTGTAAAATGGTGTCATGAGAAAAATATTAGAGTAATCCCTATTTCAGGGCCATCTTCTATTATTCTGGCTTTGATTTCAAGTGGATTCAATGGTCAGGAATTTTCTTTTAACGGATATCTTCCAATCGATAAAGGAGAAAAAAAGAAACAGATTTTACATTTAGAAAGCTTAGTGCAGAAAACAGGGTTTTCTCAGATTTTTATGGAAACACCTTACCGGAATAATCCTCTTTTTGAAGATTTGTGTAAATTCTTATCACCTAATACAAAACTGTGTATTGCAGCTAATATCAATGATCCGGAACATGAATTTATCCGGACAAAAACCATTAAAGATTGGCAGAAACAAAAACCAGAGCTTCATAAAATACCAGCTGTTTTTGTGCTTGGCAAATAA
- a CDS encoding DUF4349 domain-containing protein: protein MKKLILLLFCLVIVVHCSKSNEKVSHEVKADLLEVMQEDKNITSTENEPPPPPPPALQEPTQKNLSKKTDTISKKIIKNGDLRIQVGDIKKSQIQAAEILKKNNAYIQTEDFRNSDVDENLELTIRVPHKNFDALVNSFSNGIGSVLSKNISSQDVTEEYTDVSIKLANKKIYLEKYRDLLKRASNTKDMLEIQEKIRGLEDEIDVAEGKLRFIDDRVNYSTLNLNLYKEKVRSSATSKIGFGNRFGDSITEGWNSFIAFILGIISFWPFFLVIPLIVFLWRKWKGRRKK from the coding sequence ATGAAAAAATTAATTCTACTTCTATTTTGTTTAGTCATTGTTGTGCATTGTAGTAAATCTAATGAGAAAGTGAGCCATGAGGTTAAGGCGGATCTCTTAGAAGTAATGCAAGAAGATAAAAATATTACTTCAACAGAAAACGAACCACCACCTCCGCCTCCGCCAGCACTTCAAGAACCAACGCAAAAAAATCTTTCAAAAAAAACAGATACTATTTCTAAGAAAATTATAAAGAATGGAGATTTGCGTATTCAGGTAGGAGATATTAAAAAATCCCAAATTCAGGCGGCTGAAATCTTAAAGAAAAATAATGCTTATATCCAGACTGAAGATTTTCGAAACTCCGATGTTGATGAAAATCTAGAATTAACAATACGTGTTCCTCATAAAAATTTCGATGCTCTTGTTAATTCTTTTTCTAACGGAATAGGCTCGGTATTGTCAAAAAACATCTCTTCCCAGGATGTAACTGAAGAATATACCGACGTTTCCATAAAGCTTGCCAATAAGAAAATCTATCTTGAAAAGTATCGCGATTTACTTAAAAGAGCTTCTAACACAAAAGATATGCTTGAAATTCAGGAAAAAATACGTGGTTTAGAAGATGAGATCGATGTAGCCGAAGGGAAGCTTCGTTTCATTGATGACAGAGTTAATTACAGTACTTTAAATTTAAATTTATATAAGGAGAAAGTAAGAAGTTCTGCTACCTCAAAAATAGGGTTCGGAAACCGTTTTGGAGATTCTATTACTGAAGGCTGGAATAGTTTTATCGCTTTCATATTGGGCATTATCTCTTTTTGGCCATTCTTTTTAGTAATTCCTTTAATCGTGTTCTTATGGAGAAAATGGAAAGGAAGAAGAAAAAAATAA
- a CDS encoding DUF962 domain-containing protein — protein MRKIDLFFAEYCKSHQNKTNKFIHWICVPLTFWTILGFISLIPSPHMCSPYFGCISIISTIAVALITVFYLRLSLLISIIMLIIMLLMERLVYTVNINFWNSAWIIYLSLFAATWILRFFGHQIEGKKPPFLKDLKFLLIGPVWLLTFILKKTGIRY, from the coding sequence ATGAGAAAAATAGACCTGTTCTTTGCAGAATATTGTAAAAGTCACCAAAACAAAACGAACAAATTCATTCATTGGATATGTGTTCCTTTGACTTTCTGGACTATTTTAGGTTTTATTTCTCTTATTCCGTCACCCCATATGTGTTCACCCTATTTTGGCTGCATCAGTATTATAAGCACCATCGCAGTAGCTCTGATTACGGTATTTTACCTTCGGCTATCATTACTGATCAGCATTATAATGCTCATTATAATGCTTCTGATGGAACGGTTAGTATATACCGTTAATATTAATTTTTGGAACAGTGCATGGATTATTTACTTATCTCTGTTTGCTGCCACCTGGATTTTACGTTTTTTCGGACATCAAATTGAAGGTAAAAAGCCACCTTTTTTAAAAGATCTTAAGTTTCTTTTAATTGGACCTGTCTGGCTTTTAACATTTATCTTAAAGAAAACGGGGATAAGATATTAA
- a CDS encoding helix-turn-helix domain-containing protein, whose amino-acid sequence MSVLEKFGVEIFTQHNIFERISTEKPFRPDNPAFIFVKTGTIKIRQHFRDLELSPNMFMVTDPQTVYEMISVSDDFQSRMVSYKREFISALSLKFNRLIGYRYFRQQMNKGVPFKQDEMEVVWKSVNFLKYILDSDTEMMYKKEMVEHLFSVFCYQMAGIISKEDSNSLGQMSRQEEIVFIFLTDLAEHHNTQRTVEFYAGRQSITTRHLSSVVKMITGKSASHIIATIVLNEAKVLLNSSSRPVSEISSMLGFSDQYSFSHFFKKHLAVSPSQYRNQFEG is encoded by the coding sequence ATGTCTGTCTTAGAAAAATTTGGTGTAGAAATTTTCACACAACATAATATTTTCGAGAGAATCTCTACTGAAAAGCCTTTCCGTCCTGATAATCCTGCGTTTATTTTTGTGAAAACAGGAACGATAAAGATTCGTCAACATTTTAGAGATCTGGAGCTTAGTCCGAATATGTTTATGGTAACTGATCCACAAACAGTGTATGAAATGATATCTGTAAGTGATGACTTTCAATCCAGGATGGTTTCTTACAAAAGAGAGTTTATATCTGCTCTGTCCCTCAAGTTTAATCGTTTAATAGGATACCGGTATTTCAGACAGCAAATGAACAAAGGAGTTCCCTTTAAACAGGATGAAATGGAGGTGGTATGGAAAAGTGTCAACTTCCTTAAATACATATTAGATTCTGACACAGAAATGATGTATAAAAAAGAAATGGTAGAGCATTTATTTTCTGTTTTCTGCTACCAGATGGCGGGAATTATTTCTAAGGAAGACAGTAATTCACTCGGGCAAATGTCCAGACAGGAAGAAATTGTTTTTATTTTTTTAACTGATCTTGCCGAGCATCATAATACCCAAAGGACAGTGGAGTTTTATGCCGGAAGACAATCTATTACAACCAGACATCTTTCCTCGGTGGTTAAGATGATTACGGGAAAGTCTGCGAGTCATATTATCGCGACCATTGTTCTCAATGAAGCGAAAGTTCTTTTAAACTCTTCCAGCAGGCCGGTTTCAGAAATATCATCGATGCTTGGATTCAGTGATCAATACTCATTTTCTCATTTTTTCAAGAAACATCTGGCAGTAAGTCCAAGCCAATACAGAAATCAATTTGAAGGGTAA
- a CDS encoding TolC family protein has product MINKVKTALSVLIAIFPALFFAQEVRQMTANEIAELAIQNHQQLKVSAHNINIAKQQTDITKLQKLPNITASTSQFYLGNAVAIDKDFSNSTSIPMPHYGSSYAVQATQLIFKGGLVNKSIEMAGLREQLSELDLEKNKQEVKILVISNYLDVYKILNQESVFQNNKKLAQERLKNIQKFYQQGMVTRNEVIRGELAIKNLDQGILTLVNNRKILNYNLNIALGLPDGTEIIPIESLTNKEAGIGMDYYMDLAHNSNPQLKSAKKNIDLADKNVEIIKTDQLPTLSGFGGYTLQRPITTRSPVLDMYSGGWQAGVSLSYNIDNLYKTKERIKLGEMQKVQAGDAMTLTQQNVDMGVNAAYVKYQESIQQADILNDAKQLAEENYKITEAKYLNQLAVQAEMIDAQNQKLQSELDFANAEINVLYQYYNLLKSTGTL; this is encoded by the coding sequence ATGATAAACAAGGTAAAAACAGCACTATCAGTATTGATAGCTATATTCCCTGCGCTGTTTTTTGCGCAGGAAGTCAGACAAATGACGGCAAATGAGATTGCTGAACTCGCAATTCAGAATCATCAGCAGTTAAAAGTTTCAGCTCATAATATCAATATAGCGAAACAACAAACAGATATTACCAAGCTTCAAAAGCTACCCAATATCACCGCATCAACAAGTCAGTTTTATTTGGGTAATGCAGTAGCAATTGATAAAGATTTTTCCAATTCTACCTCTATTCCCATGCCTCACTATGGAAGTTCTTATGCAGTACAGGCTACACAACTGATATTCAAAGGAGGTTTGGTAAATAAGTCTATTGAAATGGCAGGATTGCGTGAGCAGCTTTCCGAGCTTGATCTCGAAAAGAATAAGCAGGAGGTCAAAATTCTCGTCATATCCAATTACTTAGATGTATACAAGATCCTTAACCAGGAGTCCGTTTTTCAAAACAATAAAAAACTTGCCCAGGAACGTTTAAAGAATATTCAAAAGTTCTATCAGCAGGGTATGGTGACGAGAAATGAAGTCATTCGTGGTGAATTAGCCATCAAAAATTTGGATCAGGGAATCTTAACGCTTGTCAATAATCGGAAGATCCTCAATTATAACCTGAATATTGCCTTGGGATTACCAGACGGTACAGAAATTATCCCCATTGAAAGTTTAACCAATAAAGAAGCAGGCATTGGAATGGATTATTATATGGACTTAGCTCACAACAGTAATCCGCAATTGAAATCTGCAAAAAAGAATATTGACCTTGCCGATAAAAATGTAGAGATCATAAAAACTGATCAGCTTCCTACATTATCAGGTTTTGGAGGTTATACGTTACAGCGCCCTATTACCACAAGAAGTCCTGTTTTGGATATGTATTCAGGAGGATGGCAGGCCGGAGTTTCTTTAAGCTATAATATCGATAATCTTTATAAAACCAAGGAACGGATAAAGCTTGGAGAGATGCAGAAAGTGCAGGCCGGAGATGCCATGACTCTCACACAGCAGAATGTAGATATGGGAGTAAATGCTGCTTACGTAAAATACCAGGAATCTATCCAGCAGGCTGATATCTTGAATGATGCTAAACAATTAGCAGAAGAAAACTATAAGATCACAGAAGCTAAATACTTAAATCAGCTTGCTGTACAGGCAGAAATGATCGATGCACAAAATCAGAAACTACAATCGGAGCTGGATTTTGCCAACGCGGAGATCAATGTGTTATATCAATATTATAATCTTTTAAAATCAACAGGAACCCTTTAA
- a CDS encoding HlyD family secretion protein, which produces MENKEQQNIDSTPATPSAGAKKKEARKNKIRAIISNIIVFLIIGFGLFWLVREYFHIGDKSYTEAAQVEEFINPINTRVSAYIKEIKFIEHQQVKKGDTLVVLDKNEIITQLGQAEAAYQNALAQRSATSSSVNTVSNNVNVMESNIAGAKARLWNAEQNLNRYKNLLASEAVTRQQYDQVKTEYDAQKAAYETLVNQKQSANLSTTEVKSRLGINDAEIKRTKSALDMARINLSYTVITAPYDGIMGRRTISEGQLIQPGQQVATIVLNGEKWVTANFLESQMPNIKIGEKITMSADALGGKKFEGVVKAISAATGSRYSSVPTDNSTGNFIKVQQRIPVRIEFTRSNKKEDVDQLSAGMNMNVSIDGKN; this is translated from the coding sequence ATGGAAAACAAGGAACAACAAAATATAGACTCTACTCCCGCTACACCAAGTGCAGGAGCTAAGAAAAAAGAGGCTAGAAAAAATAAGATACGTGCGATCATTTCTAATATTATCGTATTTCTGATCATAGGTTTTGGACTATTCTGGCTGGTTAGGGAATATTTTCACATTGGAGATAAGAGCTATACGGAGGCTGCTCAGGTAGAGGAATTTATTAATCCCATCAATACTAGGGTTTCAGCATATATAAAGGAAATAAAATTTATAGAACATCAACAGGTAAAAAAAGGAGATACGTTGGTGGTTTTAGATAAAAATGAAATTATAACACAATTGGGACAAGCGGAAGCTGCCTATCAAAACGCCTTAGCACAACGATCTGCTACCAGTTCATCAGTTAATACTGTTTCCAATAATGTCAATGTTATGGAGTCTAATATTGCGGGTGCAAAAGCAAGATTATGGAATGCAGAACAAAATCTGAATAGATATAAAAATCTTTTAGCTTCCGAAGCAGTTACCAGACAACAGTACGATCAGGTAAAAACGGAGTATGATGCGCAAAAAGCTGCTTATGAAACTTTAGTTAATCAGAAACAATCTGCTAACCTTTCTACTACAGAGGTTAAAAGCAGATTGGGAATCAATGATGCTGAAATTAAAAGGACAAAATCAGCTTTGGACATGGCCAGGATCAATCTTTCTTATACGGTGATCACTGCTCCTTATGATGGGATTATGGGGCGAAGAACAATTTCTGAGGGTCAGTTGATCCAGCCCGGACAACAGGTTGCAACGATTGTTTTAAATGGAGAAAAATGGGTGACAGCAAACTTTCTTGAAAGCCAGATGCCGAATATAAAAATCGGCGAAAAAATCACAATGTCGGCAGATGCTTTAGGAGGTAAAAAGTTTGAAGGAGTTGTTAAAGCGATCTCTGCAGCTACCGGATCCAGATATTCAAGTGTTCCAACGGATAACTCCACAGGTAACTTTATTAAGGTGCAGCAGAGAATCCCTGTAAGAATAGAATTTACCCGTTCCAACAAAAAAGAAGATGTGGATCAACTGAGTGCGGGAATGAACATGAATGTGAGTATTGACGGGAAAAATTGA
- a CDS encoding MFS transporter, whose protein sequence is MYNKGLYRNWVPKPVQLLLMVLSLSVIMPLGGVYTGNISYLVGGTGALSEYFVWANYATTIGMGACMPVLLRIKMRFKIRDKITLILVLVGLLSYINSTTLQPMVMVTTSLVIGFLKMMVAIELFLPLMAIIGNRGVFYGVFYSFVLMMSQVASYLAAEVSVLYNWQHFYVIVAILCFVLALLHWILMHDKYFALKVPLHYIDWLSILLFISTFMFSAYVYSFGKQQDWWNSPKIMYASIAAFISFALLATRQLTLKRPYLSFVVFKKSNVQNGLFMLFWLGMFLGTATLQNTFAVGVLGYDQVTNSSLNILMIPGIIFAGIVAVFWFKKEKPLKMFVFSGFSSMIGYVIVMYFSMVLEFNYDGWYLPMFLKGYGMCSLFVSVWYYTLDKLELDDMLAAIGLVLVWRTFLAVGFFSALYSWFQYHFQVVAIGDLAVYIDGMTITPQTLAGKMKTVQLNAVIIASKKIFGYIIIMGFGVLVYVLGHHFGRERFQYGRFIRMLSGKSVIARRRLEERKKLLEEIKDAAGPAM, encoded by the coding sequence ATGTACAACAAAGGACTATACCGTAATTGGGTACCAAAACCAGTTCAGCTCTTGCTGATGGTCTTGTCACTATCTGTAATAATGCCGTTAGGGGGTGTTTATACAGGGAATATCAGCTATCTTGTTGGAGGTACAGGAGCTCTTTCTGAGTATTTTGTTTGGGCCAATTATGCAACAACAATAGGAATGGGTGCCTGTATGCCTGTACTTCTCAGAATAAAAATGAGATTTAAAATTCGTGATAAGATCACGCTGATTCTGGTTTTAGTAGGATTGTTGAGTTATATCAATTCAACTACTTTACAACCAATGGTTATGGTAACAACTTCTCTTGTTATTGGATTTTTAAAAATGATGGTCGCTATCGAATTGTTTTTACCATTAATGGCAATCATCGGAAATAGAGGGGTGTTTTATGGAGTATTCTATTCTTTTGTTTTAATGATGAGTCAGGTTGCAAGTTACTTGGCAGCGGAGGTTTCAGTTCTTTATAATTGGCAGCACTTTTATGTTATAGTGGCTATTTTGTGCTTTGTTTTAGCACTTTTACACTGGATCCTGATGCATGATAAATACTTTGCACTTAAGGTTCCTTTGCATTATATCGACTGGTTGAGTATTTTGCTTTTCATTTCAACATTTATGTTTTCAGCTTATGTGTATTCATTTGGAAAGCAGCAGGACTGGTGGAATTCACCCAAAATCATGTATGCAAGTATTGCGGCATTTATAAGTTTTGCTTTGTTGGCGACCCGTCAATTAACTCTAAAAAGACCTTATTTATCATTTGTTGTATTCAAAAAAAGTAATGTTCAGAACGGTTTATTTATGCTCTTCTGGTTGGGAATGTTCCTTGGGACCGCAACATTACAGAACACTTTTGCGGTAGGAGTACTTGGATATGATCAGGTCACTAACAGCAGTCTCAACATCTTAATGATTCCTGGGATCATATTTGCCGGGATTGTTGCTGTCTTTTGGTTTAAAAAGGAAAAGCCTTTAAAAATGTTTGTTTTCTCTGGATTCTCTTCAATGATAGGATATGTAATCGTCATGTATTTTTCTATGGTATTAGAATTTAATTATGATGGATGGTACCTTCCTATGTTTTTAAAAGGCTATGGAATGTGTTCATTATTTGTTTCTGTTTGGTATTATACATTAGATAAACTGGAACTAGATGATATGTTGGCGGCGATCGGCCTGGTATTGGTTTGGAGAACTTTTTTAGCGGTGGGTTTTTTCTCTGCTCTCTATTCGTGGTTTCAATATCACTTTCAGGTTGTTGCTATTGGAGATCTGGCAGTCTATATTGATGGGATGACCATAACTCCGCAAACATTAGCGGGCAAAATGAAGACTGTTCAGCTAAATGCGGTTATCATTGCAAGTAAAAAAATATTTGGTTATATCATTATAATGGGCTTCGGAGTGTTGGTGTATGTTCTGGGACACCATTTTGGACGAGAACGTTTCCAATACGGAAGATTTATCAGAATGCTTAGCGGTAAATCAGTAATTGCCCGAAGAAGATTGGAAGAACGAAAAAAATTATTGGAAGAAATAAAAGATGCGGCAGGTCCCGCAATGTAA
- a CDS encoding siderophore-interacting protein, whose amino-acid sequence MAKMQAGQIVAEVTRKEYITPHFIRVYLHSEEVSQFRNTTIGDNNKIAIPPQGLNEIHFPTWGDNHEWIYPEKEIAPSIRTYTHRGINWETNELYIDFVDHGDGGPASKWAREAEKGSKLGVMMRTEPRELYPQVDWYFLIGDGTAIPVLGAILEALPETAKGVCIIEVHGKEDEQKLETKAAIEFIWVHNQDSHLGNNMTQTVKSVKIPETSKFGYLACELSTVKEVRNYFRKEKNWKQSELYAYSYWKAGLSQDQSQSERRKDNSDH is encoded by the coding sequence ATGGCTAAAATGCAAGCCGGCCAGATTGTTGCCGAAGTGACCAGAAAGGAGTATATAACACCCCATTTTATAAGGGTTTATCTTCATTCTGAGGAAGTATCACAGTTTAGAAATACTACGATTGGAGATAACAATAAAATTGCGATCCCGCCACAGGGTTTAAATGAGATCCATTTTCCGACCTGGGGTGACAATCATGAATGGATATATCCGGAGAAAGAAATAGCTCCTTCTATCAGAACCTATACCCATCGCGGAATCAATTGGGAAACCAATGAATTGTATATCGATTTTGTAGATCATGGTGATGGGGGGCCTGCTTCAAAATGGGCAAGAGAAGCCGAAAAAGGTTCAAAATTGGGAGTGATGATGCGAACTGAACCAAGAGAACTCTATCCTCAGGTTGACTGGTATTTTTTGATTGGCGACGGTACTGCGATCCCGGTTTTAGGTGCTATTTTAGAAGCGCTTCCGGAAACGGCCAAAGGAGTTTGCATTATTGAAGTTCATGGGAAAGAAGATGAACAAAAATTAGAAACTAAAGCTGCCATAGAATTCATATGGGTTCATAATCAGGATTCTCATTTGGGAAATAATATGACACAAACGGTAAAATCAGTAAAAATCCCTGAAACTTCGAAGTTCGGATACCTAGCCTGTGAGCTTTCAACAGTAAAAGAGGTTCGAAACTATTTCAGAAAAGAAAAGAACTGGAAACAATCAGAATTGTATGCCTATTCTTACTGGAAAGCGGGCCTGTCCCAGGATCAGTCCCAAAGTGAACGAAGAAAGGATAATTCAGATCACTAA
- a CDS encoding class I SAM-dependent methyltransferase: MKDLMGKAIWDYYHNENSEDLQTETSISELDELPVDYLFRDFEEMNGLEQKALELSHGKVLDIGAGAGSHALYLQNERNLDVVALDISPKSVEVCQLRGIKNAVCQNILDFSGETFDTILLLMNGTGIFGSLEEIDSYLQKLQSLLNDKGQILIDSTDILYMFDRDEDGGVYIPAEGYYGELDYIVHYKGESEDPIKWLYLDFNTLQNAVHSNGFAIEMVMQDEDAYLARLTKK; the protein is encoded by the coding sequence ATGAAAGATTTAATGGGTAAAGCGATCTGGGATTATTATCACAATGAAAATTCAGAAGATCTGCAGACTGAAACTTCTATTTCTGAACTGGATGAACTTCCTGTAGATTACCTTTTCAGGGATTTTGAAGAAATGAATGGTCTTGAACAGAAAGCTTTAGAACTATCTCATGGAAAAGTTTTGGATATTGGAGCCGGAGCCGGTTCTCATGCTTTATATCTTCAAAATGAAAGAAATCTGGATGTCGTGGCGTTGGATATTTCTCCAAAATCTGTTGAGGTTTGCCAGTTAAGAGGAATTAAAAATGCTGTTTGCCAAAATATACTTGATTTCTCCGGGGAAACCTTTGATACCATTTTATTATTGATGAATGGTACGGGAATTTTTGGAAGTTTAGAAGAGATAGATAGCTATCTTCAGAAATTACAATCTTTACTTAATGATAAAGGGCAAATCTTAATTGATAGCACAGATATTTTATATATGTTTGACCGTGATGAAGATGGGGGAGTATATATTCCGGCAGAAGGGTATTATGGAGAATTGGATTACATTGTTCATTATAAAGGTGAATCAGAAGACCCAATCAAATGGCTCTATCTTGATTTTAATACGCTGCAAAACGCTGTGCACAGTAATGGTTTTGCTATTGAAATGGTCATGCAGGATGAAGATGCTTATTTGGCAAGACTCACAAAAAAATAA
- the metG gene encoding methionine--tRNA ligase, with translation MSNRKMITAALPYANGPVHIGHLAGVYIPADVYARFQRRSGKDVAFICGSDEHGIPITIRAKKEGVTPQDIVDKYHEIIKKSFSDLGISFDEYSRTTSKKHYETSQDFFTTLYEKGKFTEEISEQYFDEQANEFLADRYIVGTCPNCGNENAYGDQCEKCGTTLSPSELINPKSMLSGNVPILKETKNWYLPLNEYEDFLNEWIIEGHKDDWKPNVYGQVKSWLNDGLKPRAMTRDLNWGVPVPLPDAEGKVLYVWFDAPIGYISFTQEWAEKNGKDWKDYWQNENSDLVHFIGKDNIVFHCIIFPAMMKAHGDYIMPTNVPAFEFLNLENEKISTSRNWAVWAHEYVEDFPGQQDVLRYALLSSAPETKDNNFTWKDFQTKNNSELVGIFGNFINRVAVLIHKYYNGVVPQGDKNAPELQEINKSAKEISGFLENYEFRNSLTALMNLARFGNQYLQTEEPWKTIKDNPEKAAHSLFVGAQIAVALAQLCEPFMPFSSEKLLNMFNAQKLSWNDVETKSVLIESGHTINEASLLFSKIEDDVIEAQIQKLENTKQNNKKTNPNATPMKEEITFDDFSKIDLRTATILEAEKVEKADKLLKFTVDTGVDIRTVVSGVAESFTPEELVGKQVMILLNLAPRKIRGIESQGMFLLTTKPDGKLSFVTPDDSNVENGIEIG, from the coding sequence ATGTCAAACAGAAAGATGATTACGGCAGCTTTGCCCTATGCAAACGGACCGGTTCATATAGGACATTTGGCAGGTGTTTATATTCCTGCGGATGTCTACGCAAGATTTCAAAGAAGATCAGGAAAAGATGTAGCGTTTATCTGTGGTTCAGATGAGCATGGAATTCCTATTACCATAAGAGCAAAAAAAGAAGGGGTAACCCCTCAGGATATTGTGGACAAATACCACGAAATCATTAAAAAATCTTTTTCAGATCTGGGAATTTCATTCGATGAATACTCCAGAACAACTTCTAAAAAACATTACGAAACCAGCCAGGATTTCTTTACAACCTTATATGAAAAAGGAAAATTCACCGAAGAAATTTCTGAACAGTACTTTGACGAGCAGGCTAATGAATTTTTAGCTGACCGTTATATTGTAGGAACATGTCCTAACTGTGGCAATGAAAATGCTTACGGAGATCAGTGTGAGAAATGTGGTACTACCCTTTCTCCATCTGAACTGATTAATCCGAAATCAATGCTAAGTGGAAATGTTCCCATCTTAAAAGAGACCAAAAACTGGTACCTTCCTCTAAATGAATATGAAGATTTCTTAAATGAATGGATCATTGAAGGACATAAGGATGATTGGAAGCCCAATGTATACGGACAGGTAAAATCATGGTTGAATGATGGTTTAAAACCTCGTGCCATGACCAGAGACTTGAACTGGGGAGTTCCAGTTCCACTTCCTGACGCAGAAGGTAAAGTACTTTATGTGTGGTTTGATGCACCGATCGGATATATTTCCTTCACTCAGGAATGGGCAGAGAAAAACGGAAAAGACTGGAAAGATTACTGGCAAAATGAAAACAGTGATCTGGTCCATTTCATCGGAAAAGATAATATTGTTTTCCACTGTATTATTTTCCCGGCGATGATGAAAGCCCATGGGGATTACATCATGCCTACCAATGTTCCCGCATTTGAATTCCTGAATCTAGAAAATGAGAAAATTTCAACTTCGAGAAACTGGGCGGTATGGGCGCATGAATATGTTGAAGATTTTCCAGGGCAACAGGATGTTTTGAGATATGCCTTACTTTCATCAGCTCCGGAAACAAAAGATAATAACTTCACTTGGAAGGATTTCCAAACAAAAAACAATTCTGAATTGGTAGGAATCTTTGGTAACTTCATCAATAGAGTTGCGGTTCTTATTCATAAATATTATAACGGAGTGGTTCCTCAAGGAGATAAAAATGCTCCCGAATTACAGGAAATCAATAAATCGGCGAAAGAAATTTCAGGATTTTTAGAAAACTATGAATTCAGAAATTCTTTAACTGCTTTAATGAACTTAGCTCGTTTTGGAAACCAATATCTCCAAACTGAAGAGCCTTGGAAAACAATTAAGGACAATCCTGAAAAGGCAGCACATTCATTATTTGTCGGTGCTCAGATCGCTGTAGCCCTTGCTCAGCTTTGTGAACCTTTTATGCCTTTCAGTTCTGAAAAATTACTGAATATGTTCAATGCTCAGAAATTAAGCTGGAATGATGTTGAAACAAAATCTGTTTTAATTGAAAGTGGACATACCATCAATGAAGCATCTCTTCTTTTCTCAAAAATAGAAGATGACGTTATTGAGGCCCAAATTCAAAAACTAGAAAACACAAAACAAAACAATAAAAAGACAAATCCTAACGCAACACCTATGAAAGAGGAAATTACTTTTGACGATTTTTCAAAAATTGACTTAAGAACAGCTACTATTCTGGAAGCTGAAAAAGTAGAAAAAGCTGATAAATTATTGAAATTTACAGTGGATACTGGCGTGGATATCAGAACAGTTGTTTCTGGTGTTGCTGAAAGCTTTACTCCTGAGGAATTGGTTGGAAAGCAGGTAATGATCTTATTAAACCTTGCCCCAAGAAAAATCCGAGGGATTGAATCTCAGGGAATGTTTTTGTTAACCACTAAACCAGATGGTAAATTATCTTTCGTTACTCCCGACGACAGCAATGTTGAAAATGGTATTGAAATAGGATAA